Proteins co-encoded in one Plasmodium coatneyi strain Hackeri chromosome 7, complete sequence genomic window:
- a CDS encoding KIR protein gives MKEVYSKLPPGNWRKNCSSAQYDVGQTVFENGKKLFDYSYDYNYISRHAGDTKKPLCESLNKKFEEAKTAYTWLCSHCETQSDKYCDKFKEEYIHKEKCKNTELPKLECTTPLQEEVDEEELEDPSSGLGVTKQDCNLENLLPSTKYYEKYKGGMTSCNGSSQWPDRMEHLPVGERDIEDYAEQAAKAVCCVFKQVGEEKESDEYCPYLYYWIGDIVSTWVNDNLFPGVMKHIYEKVKAYSTDFPCTNVYENIDSEQFNRMKSVYDYYKDYDTINQQLQSGNSCKDDIDDHLGDICGAYKYMEEACKNGQKSSQQCCQDFRTWFKDPQYKELLGKGCTMSVASEVEALSATDGGITSPSGSTNIALTIIPTAVAAIGLPSIVFLLYKYDLLPSGIKNTLSFGKNSSSSRRNRRSTSRNEFDTLTSMDDSTTDTSTIYDGTDSNTEYSAPFSTAHSRTRNNNRQHKNIGYQNR, from the exons ATGAAGGAAGTTTACAGTAAACTACCGCCAGGCAATTGGAGGAAGAATTGCAGTAGTGCACAGTACGATGTTGGCCAAACTGTTTTCGAGAATGGTAAAAAACTATTCGACTATAGTTATGACTATAATTACATAAGTAGACATGCAGGAGATACTAAAAAACCCCTCTGTGAAAGTTTAAACAAGAAATTTGAGGAAGCTAAAACAGCATATACATGGTTATGCAGTCATTGTGAAACTCAAAGTGATAAAtattgtgacaaatttaaggaagaatatatacataaggaAAAGTGTAAGAATACGGAACTCCCAAAATTAGAATGTACTACTCCACTACAGGAAGAAGTAGATGAAGAGGAGCTTGAGGATCCCTCTTCTGGATTAGGAGTCACCAAGCag GACTgtaatttggaaaatttacTTCCAAGTACAAAGTACTATGAGAAATACAAAGGTGGCATGACCAGTTGTAATGGAAGTAGTCAGTGGCCTGATCGAATGGAGCATTTACCAGTTGGGGAACGAGATATTGAGGATTATGCGGAACAAGCTGCGAAAGCAGTATGCTGCGTGTTCAAGCAGgtaggagaagaaaaggaaagcgaTGAGTATTGCCCttacttatattattggataggggatATAGTATCTACCTGGGTAAATGATAATTTATTTCCGGGAGTTATGAAGCATATTTACGAAAAAGTAAAGGCATATTCAACTGATTTTCCCTGTACAAATGTATACGAGAATATTGACAGTGAACAATTCAATCGAATGAAAAGTGTATATGACTACTACAAGGATTATGATACTATAAATCAGCAATTACAATCCGGTAATTCCTGTAAAGATGACATTGACGATCACCTGGGGGATATTTGTGGAGCATACAAATATATGGAAGAAGCATGTAAAAATGGTCAGAAAAGTAGCCAACAGTGTTGTCAAGACTTCAGAACCTGGTTCAAAGATCCTCAGTATAAGGAACTGTTAGGGAAGGGTTGTACTATGAGTGTTGCGTCTGAAGTTGAAGCTCTGTCCGCAACAGACGGAGGCATAACCTCCCCATCTGGGAGCACCAACATCGCCCTTACTATTATACCCACCGCAGTTgcagcaataggattaccatcGATCGTTTTCctcttatataaa tatgatcttttaccttctgggataaaaaacaccctttcctttggaaaaaatagcagCAGCAGTAGACGGAACAGAAGATCCACTAGTAGGAATGAATTCGACACTCTAACTTCAATGGACGACTCTACCACAGATACTTCCACCATATATGATGGAACAGATTCTAACACAGAATACTCTGCCCCATTCAGTACTGCACATTCCAGAACAAGAAATAATAACAGACAACATaagaatataggttatcagaaTAGATAA
- a CDS encoding SICA antigen: protein GENGGYWGDVKKLLDPLSKAMINGNGAHEKLCENINMGDDASSAASKKACEFIVSGLKHIYIIEKGSPKPPQDAVEDQIFHRTMSCVLLNAFADKLEKMKDEKSCDVKKGIDLAFKDEGSLYKSVCPDGPCKQCKREQNIGDCNIGQGKIGDKLKSMLNKEGKIEQMKQTLEKICPKSTAPPQRSYTKDQPSGPQDATKPVTPGAPPSAEGAGRSAQPPVAPVPNHHETPPSETGKSATPNCDGNKGVDGGPSAAEECLKLIDNDHPAPDNIPQDPDEADANSGPKGVAGSSPGNVNVAKGEAELPSTSVNPAPAAAAPKAEVDTSPPAGAADGSPDAEKSDPGVSSGGPDAVEPTDPDTGASDNNESTSVNPKVEDPDVDAKDPTVDISVPDVEISSSLPGGQSPPSSLGISLSGAGGQGSQTVPKTPKAVPLSNKIHNPSNLLTLYLPLIPVTIAASVTSYLLWKYFALPVKRRRHRRAHEVSGPPSLGEQLLDHVDDQADGPHEYTLVKERKPKSAPTRTKKPKKLGVGRLMIIDIHLEVLNECQKEHLHSTKEDFLKIIVEQFMGSKFIKEGKVPCSDSGFRKKDFVPKEDVPMEQVPSSDSGFRV from the exons GGTGAGAATGGTGGATATTGGGGGGATGTTAAAAAGTTATTGGACCCACTGTCTAAAGCCATGATTAATGGGAATGGGGCGCACGAAAAACTATGTGAAAACATTAATATGGGAGATGATGCATCTTCAGCAGCAAGCAAAAAAGCATGCGAATTCATTGTTAGTggattaaaacatatatatataattgagAAGGGGAGTCCCAAGCCTCCGCAGGATGCTGTGGAAGACCAAATATTCCATCGAACTATGTCTTGTGTCTTATTAAATGCATTTGCGGATAAACTGGAGAAAATGAAAGATGAAAAGTCGTGTGACGTGAAGAAAGGTATAGATCTTGCTTTTAAAGACGAAGGAAGTCTTTACAAAAGTGTATGCCCAGATGGTCCATGTAAACAATGCAAGAGGGAACAGAACATTGGAGATTGTAATATAGGCCAGGGTAAGATAGGGGACAAATTAAAATCAATGCTCAATAAAGAAGGCAAAATAGAGCAAATGAAGCAAACTCTAGAGAAGATATGTCCAAAAAGCACTGCACCTCCCCAACGCTCTTACACCAAGGACCAACCTTCCGGACCACAAGACGCTACGAAACCAGTTACACCGGGCGCACCTCCAAGTGCAGAAGGAGCCGGTAGGAGTGCACAACCTCCTGTAGCACCAGTACCAAATCATCACGAAACTCCCCCAAGTGAAACAGGTAAGTCTGCAACTCCGAACTGTGATGGTAATAAAGGTGTAGATGGTGGACCAAGTGCAGCTGAGGAATGTTTGAAATTGATTGATAATGATCATCCAGCACCTGATAACATTCCACAGGATCCTGATGAGGCTGATGCTAATAGTGGTCCTAAGGGTGTCGCAGGTAGTTCACCAGGTAATGTTAATGTAGCTAAAGGTGAAGCAGAACTTCCTTCTACCTCTGTCAACCCTGCTCCAGCCGCTGCTGCTCCTAAAGCGGAAGTTGATACAAGTCCCCCGGCCGGTGCTGCAGATGGTAGTCCTGATGCTGAGAAGAGTGATCCAGGCGTTAGCAGTGGTGGTCCAGATGCTGTGGAACCAACTGACCCTGATACTGGTGCCTCTGATAATAATGAATCTACTTCTGTGAACCCCAAGGTAGAGGACCCTGATGTGGATGCAAAGGATCCTACAGTGGATATATCAGTTCCGGACGTGGAGATATCATCCTCCTTACCAGGAGGACAAAGTCCTCCTTCATCATTAGGGATATCACTATCAGGAGCAGGTGGACAGGGTAGTCAAACTGTTCCAAAAACACCGAAGGCTGTCCCACTCAGTAACAAGATTCACAACCCTTCCAACCTCCTTACCCTATACCTTCCATTAATTCCTGTGACTATCGCCGCCTCTGTTACGAGTTATCTCCTgtggaag tattttgCCTTGCCTGTTAAAAGAAGACGTCATAGAAGAGCTCATGAAGTTTCTGGTCCTCCATCGTTGGgagaacaactccttgaccatgtggacgaccaggcagatggtccacatgaatataccttagtaaaggaacgaaaacccAAATCTGCTCCAACGAGAACGAAgaagccaaaaaaattgggtGTTGGTCGCCTCATGATTAtcgatattcatttagaagtcttaaatgaatgtcaaaaggagcacctgcattcgacgaaggaagactttcttaaAATCATTGTTGAGCAGTTTATGGGTTCTAAgtttataaaagaaggaaaggttccatgttcagattccgggtttaggaaaaaagactttgttcctaaggaagatgttcctatggaacaggttccaagttcagattccgggtttagggtgtaa